The region AGCTCATCGAGCAGGATTGAAACAGCTCCACGGCCGCCTCGAGCTCCTTCCACCGCCCATCGCGCACCATTCGCATTACCCAGCCCAGATCGGCGCCGGCCGTGAAGGTGCGCGGATCGTCGTTGCCGATGACCAAGCCTGCTAACCCGTCGCGCCGAACGCGCGCCAACGACTCCCCCAGCATGCGCAGCACGCCCTCACCGAGCGTGTTCATCTTGCTCGTGAACTCGAGCACCGCGACGCCGTCTCCGACGTCGACGAGACTCGCGTCCGTCGACGCCTCGAGCAATCGCCGCCACCGCTTCTGCGACGCGAGATGGATCGTACCCGGGACTTCGGGTACGCGCGCGTAGCCGCCGTCATTCGTCAGGTACCGTAGCTCATCGCCCGCGCTTCGATAGAAGCAGCCCTCCACTTTGCCGAGCATCGCTGGCATGTCGAGCCCGAGCCGCTCGAAGCCGCTCTCGAGGAAATCGAGACCAAGCAGATCCATCTGCTTGAATGGCCCCGCTTCCCACGCATAACCCCACTCCATCGCTCGGTCGACGCTGACGAGGTCGTACGCGATTACCGGCGTCGTCGTGGCCACGTAATGCGAGAATCGCAGCAGGTACTCGCGCGCGAAGTCGCCGTATCGTCCCTCCAGCTCGCGCACCGCCGCGAAGCGCTCGGCGAGTGGCAAGCCCGTCATGCGATCGAGCTCCGGGCTGTCGGGCTTGCGCTGCGGCCCGTAGTTGAGCGTTTTCCAATCGAGCGTCTGGATGTCCTTGCCAACGCGTCGATAGAATCCCGCACCGCTCTTCTCTCCGGCGCGCCCCGAGCTCACCAGCTCCTTCACCCAGCCGGGCATCGCGAACGCTTCGCCAGTCGCCTGGCTCAACCCTTCCGTGACATGAAGGAGAACGTCGATTCCCGTGAGATCTCCCGTGCGGAAAGTTGCAGACTTCGCGCGACCGAGTATTGGACCAGTGAGCACGTCGGCTTCGTCGATCGTGAAGCCATAGCGTTGCATCAAATCCAGCGCGAGCACCATTCCGTACACGCCGAGGCGATTCGCGACGAATCCGGGAACGTCTTTCGCGAGCACGATTCCTTTGCCGAGCACGCGCTCGCTGACACGTTGCGCGGCGTCGATTGCCTCACGACGCGTTTCGGCCGTCGGTATGATCTCGAGGAGGTGCAGATAGCGCGGCGGATTGAAGAAATGCATGCCGAGGAAGTTCGACCGAAATCTTTCCGACCGTCCTTCCGTCAACACACGCATCGGAATCCCGGACGTGTTCGTCGCGACGATGACGTCGCCGCGCAGCATCGGTTCGAGCCGCGCATAGAGCTCGCGTTTTGGTCCCGGCTGCTCGATGATCGCTTCGATTACCAGGTCGCACTCGGCGAGCAGTTGGAGATCATCTGCGGTATTGCCGATGCGAATCAGCGACGCGCGATCCGGATCCATGAACGCCGCCGGCCGCGCTTTCTTCGCGCGCTCGAGCCCTTGCCTAACGATCGCATTCTTGTCCGCATCGGGTCCGGCCACGTCGAGCAACACGACCCGCAACCCCGCCGACGCCGCTAACGCCGCGATCCCGCTCCCCATCGTACCTGCCCCAACCACACCCAACCTGGTGATGCGCATCCAAGTCTTCTCCGTAAGAGCTGACTACCCGGTGAAAACTAAGCGCCCTCCGACGCTCGATTGTGGCCGCGTTGGTGCGCGTGAGTTAGAACGGATCGCCCGGCGGCGCTACCAGTGCCCGCGTGAGAGCCGGCAACTGCCGCTTGTCTATCCACTGCCCGACATCCGTCGCAATCGCCAACCAATGCGCCCTCTCCTCTTCGCTGCGCCCCACACCCTTCGACCACGCCACCGCGCTCGGCCGCAGCTCGGTGAGCTTGAGATCGGCCATCGCCCGCACTTCGGGCGCAGCCTCGGAGTCCGCCGCGAGCAATAGGAGCCGGTCGACCACAGCCCGCTGCGTCACGCGCTGGAGCGCCGTGAGCTTCGGCGTTGCCGCCGTCGGAGCGCGCCACGTCGCGTTCACCAATGCATCGATCACGTTGCCTAACGTGAAGCCCGATCCGTGCGCGGCGAACTGCACCAAGCGTGCGTCCCGGTCGCGCTGCAGGATGCCGTCGACGACCATCTGTGCCAGCGTACGCGCCGCGCCAAGCTCGTCGAATGCCGGACGCGTTCGGCTGCCGAACAGCTCCACGGGCGGGGTCACATTCGTCGCACCCGGTGCCATCAGCGTGA is a window of Gemmatimonadaceae bacterium DNA encoding:
- a CDS encoding 3-hydroxyacyl-CoA dehydrogenase/enoyl-CoA hydratase family protein produces the protein MRITRLGVVGAGTMGSGIAALAASAGLRVVLLDVAGPDADKNAIVRQGLERAKKARPAAFMDPDRASLIRIGNTADDLQLLAECDLVIEAIIEQPGPKRELYARLEPMLRGDVIVATNTSGIPMRVLTEGRSERFRSNFLGMHFFNPPRYLHLLEIIPTAETRREAIDAAQRVSERVLGKGIVLAKDVPGFVANRLGVYGMVLALDLMQRYGFTIDEADVLTGPILGRAKSATFRTGDLTGIDVLLHVTEGLSQATGEAFAMPGWVKELVSSGRAGEKSGAGFYRRVGKDIQTLDWKTLNYGPQRKPDSPELDRMTGLPLAERFAAVRELEGRYGDFAREYLLRFSHYVATTTPVIAYDLVSVDRAMEWGYAWEAGPFKQMDLLGLDFLESGFERLGLDMPAMLGKVEGCFYRSAGDELRYLTNDGGYARVPEVPGTIHLASQKRWRRLLEASTDASLVDVGDGVAVLEFTSKMNTLGEGVLRMLGESLARVRRDGLAGLVIGNDDPRTFTAGADLGWVMRMVRDGRWKELEAAVELFQSCSMSLRAAPFPVVVAPFGLTLGGGCEFSLHADLVQAHAELYMGLVEVGVGLLPAGGGTKELLFRFTNDLAPYEEADPFEAVKRAFKLIAMATTSTSALEARKLGLLRTTDRISMNRDQLIADAKARVLDLAPDYVPPAPMTITALGREGLGNLNYAAFAMREAGQITDYEVRLAHEIAYVLTGGDGERRLVTEQDILDLERDAFLRLLGAKETQERIQHMLKTGKPLRN